The following proteins are co-located in the Candidatus Obscuribacterales bacterium genome:
- a CDS encoding peptidoglycan-binding protein, whose product MESLAFIHHSVAYSDPSPQAPMREFGLADWRIPSSAWMGLVGAIALFTLLSAATPAEAMIYRKGSTGGAVADIQRSLGVTADGIYGARTEAAVLRYQAAMGLLADGKAGPETLSSLGLGDLVDTVGVAPASSGGGMATGQALIVTRSGVGVNLRGTPNGAISGGLPDGAPVSLTGREVSAGGYTWAELSDGQWVATDFLQYSATSTSGQATLVSSQAGVVDSSARTAVITTQAGGGVNLRRTPNGEVVGSLADGAVVFLTGAQVPAGSYFWAETTDGAWVATDFLAGSAGTRTVATAPPAPAPAPAPAPAPAPAASFAPASPAPEIQEEPDVFTEQPETAEPDDTAADTAPPADSTPVEDALAFPDNGESEAQEETVAEVPAETEEETAAEAEVETPNTPVAEEEPAEETPAAEAPVEADDETTAEAEVEAPDTPVAEEPDEETPTAEQPVEPEEETAVDPDVEIVGGAVGDGLVIPTQPEPDDVEPDEAVTEEPEEEPGTVSEGEEPADDL is encoded by the coding sequence ATGGAATCACTTGCCTTTATCCACCACTCGGTTGCCTATTCTGATCCCTCCCCCCAAGCACCCATGCGTGAGTTTGGGTTGGCTGACTGGCGCATCCCCAGTTCGGCCTGGATGGGGTTAGTTGGAGCGATCGCCCTCTTCACCCTGCTCAGTGCAGCCACGCCCGCCGAAGCCATGATCTACCGCAAGGGTAGTACCGGAGGTGCTGTAGCCGATATTCAGCGATCGCTAGGGGTGACGGCTGATGGCATCTACGGCGCTAGAACCGAAGCAGCCGTTCTGCGCTACCAAGCAGCTATGGGGCTCCTAGCAGACGGTAAAGCTGGCCCAGAAACCCTGAGTTCCCTTGGTCTTGGGGATTTGGTAGACACAGTAGGAGTCGCTCCAGCTAGTTCCGGTGGAGGCATGGCTACTGGGCAGGCACTGATCGTCACCCGTAGTGGCGTCGGCGTTAATCTCCGAGGCACGCCCAATGGAGCCATCTCAGGTGGATTACCGGATGGCGCGCCTGTATCGTTGACAGGACGCGAAGTATCAGCAGGCGGCTATACCTGGGCAGAGCTCAGTGATGGTCAATGGGTAGCCACAGACTTTCTTCAATATTCAGCCACCTCTACCTCTGGACAAGCTACCTTGGTGTCTAGCCAGGCGGGTGTGGTGGATAGCTCCGCAAGAACTGCGGTGATCACGACCCAGGCAGGCGGTGGCGTGAACCTACGGCGCACGCCTAATGGTGAGGTCGTCGGCAGTTTAGCAGATGGTGCAGTAGTCTTCTTGACGGGCGCTCAAGTCCCTGCAGGCTCCTACTTCTGGGCTGAAACCACAGACGGAGCTTGGGTAGCTACAGACTTTTTGGCAGGGTCAGCAGGTACCAGAACTGTTGCGACAGCTCCGCCCGCACCTGCTCCAGCACCTGCTCCAGCACCTGCTCCAGCACCTGCTGCATCTTTTGCGCCCGCATCCCCAGCTCCCGAGATTCAAGAAGAGCCAGACGTCTTTACTGAGCAGCCGGAGACGGCAGAGCCCGACGATACGGCTGCAGATACAGCTCCGCCTGCCGACTCTACCCCCGTTGAGGATGCTCTGGCCTTCCCCGATAATGGGGAGTCTGAGGCTCAAGAGGAGACGGTTGCAGAAGTGCCTGCCGAAACGGAGGAAGAAACGGCAGCAGAAGCCGAGGTTGAAACTCCAAATACTCCGGTAGCCGAAGAAGAACCGGCTGAGGAAACTCCAGCAGCGGAAGCGCCGGTCGAAGCCGATGACGAGACGACAGCGGAAGCTGAGGTTGAAGCTCCAGACACTCCAGTAGCAGAAGAGCCGGACGAGGAAACTCCCACAGCAGAACAGCCAGTCGAACCTGAGGAAGAGACGGCTGTTGATCCTGACGTTGAGATCGTCGGGGGGGCAGTGGGTGATGGGCTGGTGATTCCCACCCAGCCTGAACCGGATGACGTTGAGCCGGATGAGGCGGTGACTGAGGAACCCGAAGAGGAACCAGGCACCGTGTCCGAGGGCGAAGAGCCAGCGGATGATCTC
- a CDS encoding GNAT family N-acetyltransferase translates to MVSHSPGLSIRPAHPPDTPVLFELVQALADYEELSHHVVGNAESLHNHLFCDRPYVEALVAEVDQRIVGFALFFYNYSTFLTKPGIYLEDLFVLPDYRRQGIGQAFLQTLAQLAVDRDLGRLEWSVLDWNEPAIRFYKTMGATVLPDWRTCRVTGDALTSLAQRLID, encoded by the coding sequence ATGGTTTCTCATTCCCCAGGTCTTTCGATTCGCCCAGCTCATCCTCCCGATACCCCCGTCTTGTTTGAGTTGGTGCAGGCCTTGGCGGATTATGAAGAGTTGTCTCACCACGTGGTGGGCAATGCCGAGAGTTTGCACAATCATCTATTTTGCGATCGCCCCTATGTGGAAGCTTTGGTTGCGGAAGTAGATCAGCGGATTGTCGGCTTCGCGCTATTTTTCTACAACTACTCAACCTTTCTCACCAAGCCAGGCATTTACCTAGAAGATCTGTTTGTGTTGCCCGACTATCGGCGGCAGGGGATTGGTCAAGCCTTTTTGCAAACCCTGGCCCAGCTTGCCGTCGATCGCGACCTAGGACGGCTGGAGTGGAGCGTGTTGGATTGGAACGAACCCGCCATCCGCTTTTACAAAACCATGGGAGCCACCGTCTTACCCGATTGGCGCACCTGTCGCGTCACCGGCGACGCCTTAACGAGCCTAGCCCAGCGCCTGATTGACTGA
- the glnT gene encoding type III glutamate--ammonia ligase: MVGTLPSEKSLVEQAKDLGLEFFLVSYTDLLGGTRAKLVPARQIADVEKNGACFAPFASNLGLGPEVPDIAAIPDPNSLIVLPWEPTVGWVASDVYMNGQPFEAAPRVIFKRVLEQCQTLGYTYKTGVEAEFLLLKKTEQGYKIADDLDTATRPCYDQMNLMRQFGFISTLVTYMEQLGWEPYQCDHEDANGQFEINWTYDDALTTADRHVFYKYMVKSLAEQQGLTATFMPKPFSHLTGNGAHIHMSLWQGDTNVFADLNDELGLSTLGYEFLAGVLGHARSMTALCNPTINSYRRLGATTTESGSTWSPRYLSYGGNNRTHMIRIPDAGRFECRLLDGATTLYLAQAALLAAGLDGVAQHTSPGDRLDENMFVRGSEFSNLDMLPTSLLEALQCFEQDPLLMAMMGEQAAKTFLGFKYHEWNAHNAEVTAWELDQYINC, from the coding sequence ATGGTTGGAACGTTGCCGTCGGAGAAAAGCCTGGTTGAGCAGGCCAAGGATTTGGGACTAGAATTTTTCCTGGTTTCCTACACAGATCTGCTGGGCGGAACCCGCGCCAAGCTGGTGCCCGCTCGACAAATTGCTGACGTCGAGAAAAATGGGGCCTGTTTTGCGCCCTTTGCCTCCAACCTGGGTCTAGGGCCCGAAGTACCTGATATTGCCGCCATTCCCGATCCCAACTCGCTGATTGTGCTGCCCTGGGAACCCACCGTGGGCTGGGTCGCGAGCGATGTGTATATGAATGGCCAGCCCTTTGAAGCCGCACCTCGGGTGATTTTTAAGCGGGTGCTGGAACAATGTCAAACCCTCGGCTATACCTACAAAACGGGTGTGGAAGCCGAGTTTCTGCTGCTGAAGAAAACCGAGCAGGGCTACAAAATTGCCGACGACCTAGACACCGCCACCCGCCCCTGCTACGACCAAATGAACCTGATGCGGCAGTTTGGCTTCATTTCCACCTTGGTCACCTACATGGAGCAACTGGGCTGGGAGCCCTACCAGTGCGACCACGAAGATGCTAATGGGCAGTTTGAGATCAACTGGACTTACGACGATGCCCTGACCACCGCCGATCGCCACGTGTTTTACAAATACATGGTGAAGAGCTTGGCAGAACAGCAGGGGCTGACCGCCACCTTCATGCCCAAGCCCTTCAGCCACCTCACCGGCAATGGGGCCCATATCCACATGAGCCTCTGGCAAGGAGACACCAATGTCTTCGCCGACCTAAACGATGAACTAGGGCTCTCCACCCTGGGCTACGAATTCCTGGCTGGGGTGCTCGGTCATGCCCGGAGCATGACGGCGCTCTGTAATCCCACCATTAACTCCTACCGCCGCCTAGGAGCCACCACCACCGAATCCGGCAGCACTTGGAGCCCTCGCTACCTATCCTATGGCGGCAACAACCGCACCCACATGATCCGCATTCCCGATGCCGGACGGTTTGAATGCCGATTGCTGGATGGAGCCACTACCTTATACCTAGCCCAGGCCGCCCTGTTGGCCGCCGGATTGGATGGGGTCGCTCAGCATACTAGTCCGGGCGATCGCTTGGATGAAAACATGTTTGTCCGAGGCTCGGAGTTTTCTAATCTAGACATGTTGCCCACCAGTTTGCTAGAAGCGCTCCAGTGTTTCGAGCAAGACCCCCTACTCATGGCCATGATGGGAGAACAGGCTGCCAAGACGTTCCTAGGCTTCAAGTATCATGAATGGAATGCTCATAACGCTGAAGTAACGGCGTGGGAGCTAGATCAATACATTAATTGTTAA
- a CDS encoding cytochrome P450, translating into MSLPNGPKTPPLLLLLRWIADPISILQACAQQYGECFTLNLGRYAPFVFFSHPEAIEQIFALGDDAVQVGSSNSILRPTLGDHSLLLLDGDRHQRQRQLLMPSFHGERMRAYGALIQQVTEQEIQTWTADQVFTLRPAMQRISLQVIIEAIFGVQDSDRAQALQQRTADLLHLTTSPLGFASAFFPILQRDFGRWSPGGKFLYLKQQVDDLIYAEIRDGRSHLDPSRTDVLSLMMTAVDEQGQGMTDVELRDELMTLLLAGHETTATALSWALYWIYQNPALVQQLRDELAQPSEGDRLSLMRLPLLNAVCMETLRIYPVAFIAGPRFSQKPISIMGTTFPANTLLTPCIYLAHRRSELYPDPETFRPERFLDRQFSAFEFLPFGGGNRRCIGSAFALFEMKQVLATILSHCDVAIAEPQPVRPVRRGVTIAPKTGIRAQLVTPQNKGTYVSMPMPKTVPSKLTE; encoded by the coding sequence ATGTCTCTCCCAAACGGCCCCAAAACCCCACCATTACTGCTTTTGCTACGATGGATTGCTGATCCCATCTCCATTTTGCAAGCCTGTGCCCAGCAGTATGGCGAATGTTTTACGCTCAATCTTGGGCGATACGCTCCTTTCGTCTTTTTTAGCCACCCTGAAGCCATCGAGCAAATTTTTGCGTTAGGAGATGATGCGGTGCAGGTAGGCTCGTCTAATAGCATCCTGCGTCCTACCCTGGGTGATCATTCCTTGCTGTTACTCGACGGCGATCGCCACCAGCGGCAGCGACAGTTATTGATGCCATCCTTCCACGGGGAACGAATGCGCGCCTATGGAGCGTTGATTCAGCAGGTCACCGAGCAGGAGATCCAAACCTGGACAGCGGATCAGGTTTTCACCCTTCGTCCTGCCATGCAGCGTATTTCCCTGCAGGTGATCATCGAGGCTATTTTTGGCGTTCAGGACAGCGATCGCGCCCAGGCACTACAGCAGCGCACGGCGGATTTACTGCACCTGACTACGTCACCCCTAGGCTTTGCCTCCGCCTTCTTCCCCATCCTGCAGCGTGATTTTGGACGGTGGAGTCCGGGGGGGAAATTTCTCTACCTGAAGCAGCAGGTGGATGATTTGATCTATGCCGAAATCCGTGATGGGCGATCGCACTTGGACCCTAGTCGCACCGACGTGTTGAGCCTGATGATGACAGCGGTAGATGAGCAGGGCCAGGGCATGACCGATGTGGAACTGCGGGATGAACTGATGACCCTCTTGCTGGCGGGGCATGAAACCACGGCAACGGCCCTGAGCTGGGCTTTGTACTGGATCTATCAAAATCCTGCCTTGGTGCAGCAACTGCGTGATGAGTTGGCCCAACCCAGCGAGGGCGATCGCCTTTCCCTGATGCGGCTACCCTTGCTGAATGCTGTTTGTATGGAAACCCTGCGCATTTATCCCGTCGCTTTTATTGCTGGGCCACGCTTTTCCCAGAAACCCATTTCAATTATGGGCACAACGTTTCCGGCAAACACCCTGCTCACCCCCTGTATTTACCTAGCCCACCGGCGTTCTGAGCTGTATCCTGACCCAGAAACCTTCCGCCCGGAGCGCTTTCTCGATCGACAGTTTTCTGCCTTTGAGTTTTTGCCCTTTGGTGGCGGCAATCGGCGCTGCATTGGCTCTGCCTTTGCTCTGTTTGAGATGAAGCAGGTGTTGGCTACCATCCTCAGCCACTGTGACGTGGCGATCGCTGAACCCCAGCCCGTTCGCCCTGTGCGGCGAGGGGTAACCATTGCTCCCAAAACGGGAATTCGTGCCCAGCTTGTAACTCCTCAGAACAAGGGCACGTATGTATCGATGCCAATGCCGAAGACCGTGCCATCAAAGTTGACAGAATGA
- a CDS encoding outer membrane beta-barrel protein, with amino-acid sequence MNSAGIRQSPLHGCRRQTVVQKLRYLGLVLGLWLALGATAQGTEAVNPPEQPAAEPDRIADIPSLTDPELGILRLQEAEPIAEPVEAPIPEETEELRSNDEAIAPSPAVEDPELGTLRLRDTTPSRSMRPSLFLLMDVHYFRSDNILLEDRDPSDDGILRPSLGLYAQQPLSVNTSLIAAVEGGISRYGSLTDLNYHDLRLQAGVRHNLSNQVSITADWSNRQLFDSDSGDRFLNDHSPRVLVSWQHDLADDLVVSSTYQARWSIADPSDRSRVIQSLSASLSHALQPNLAVGLDYRFTHVDFTHRDRLDSYHQLVAELTYDLNRRTRVLLYGGYSLGNSTDHSVNFDGTVFGIGIDTYVPLF; translated from the coding sequence TTGAATAGTGCAGGAATCCGCCAGTCTCCTCTGCATGGCTGTCGTCGTCAGACTGTTGTCCAAAAGTTACGATATCTGGGCCTTGTACTTGGGCTATGGTTGGCCCTGGGTGCCACTGCTCAGGGTACAGAAGCGGTTAACCCTCCAGAACAACCTGCGGCGGAACCGGATCGGATCGCTGACATCCCATCCCTCACTGATCCAGAACTAGGCATCCTGCGTCTTCAAGAGGCAGAGCCGATCGCCGAGCCTGTGGAGGCCCCAATCCCTGAAGAAACCGAGGAGCTGAGGAGTAACGACGAAGCGATCGCCCCTTCCCCTGCCGTTGAGGATCCAGAACTAGGCACCTTGCGGCTACGCGACACCACGCCATCCCGCTCCATGCGTCCCAGCCTGTTCTTGCTGATGGATGTCCATTACTTTCGCAGCGATAATATTTTGCTGGAGGATCGCGATCCCAGCGATGACGGGATCCTACGACCCAGCTTAGGACTCTATGCCCAACAGCCGCTGAGTGTCAACACAAGCCTGATTGCGGCGGTGGAAGGTGGGATCTCCCGCTACGGCAGCTTGACCGACCTCAACTACCACGATCTGCGGCTCCAGGCTGGTGTACGCCATAATCTGTCCAATCAGGTATCCATTACGGCTGACTGGAGCAACCGTCAACTTTTCGACTCCGATAGTGGCGATCGCTTTTTGAACGATCATTCGCCTCGGGTGCTGGTGTCTTGGCAGCACGATCTAGCTGATGATCTGGTCGTCAGCAGTACCTATCAAGCCCGTTGGAGCATTGCCGATCCGAGCGATCGCAGTCGGGTGATTCAGTCCCTAAGCGCCAGTCTAAGTCATGCTTTACAGCCCAATCTGGCGGTGGGTCTAGACTACCGATTTACCCATGTAGACTTTACTCACCGCGATCGCCTCGATTCCTACCATCAACTGGTGGCAGAGTTGACCTATGATCTCAACCGCCGCACTCGCGTCCTGCTCTACGGCGGCTATAGCCTAGGCAACTCTACCGATCATTCTGTCAACTTTGATGGCACGGTCTTCGGCATTGGCATCGATACATACGTGCCCTTGTTCTGA